CATCCGATGAATCTGCAATATGCTGTAATTCACCAAGGACAAACTGTGGAATAACGATGGTTCCTTCTAAAAAGTTTGTCTGGCAAATATCCGCAATACGTCCATCAATGATGACACTTGTATCTAAAATTTTCGAGCTTGGCCTCACAGAGGCCGTATCTGTATCCTCTTCCTCATTGCTGCGGCGCTTTTCCTTTTTCGTCGGTTTGAGTATATTCATAAATTCCTCACGCCGGCGAAAACCGACTTGGAATCCTAAATACCCGAGAATAATCATGATAAAAAGCGGCAGAACCTGTGAAAATACACGAATACTCATATCTTGGAACGGCATATTAACAAAGTAAGCTATAACGAGACCGACAATTAAACCAATACTGCCAAAAAACAAATCCATGGCCGGTATTTTTACCAGTCCATCTTCCACCCAACGAAAGAAATTTACAATATAGTTTACTAGTAAATAAGACAAGATAAAAAATATAATAGCTCCAACAATCATTCCCAATATAGATGAAGTTAACCAGCTTGATTCAGCAACATTTAATAACCGGACGATTACTGGAAGATAGAGATACCCCATGGTACCGCCTAATATAATAAAAAATAAGTGTACTACTTTTCTCATCAATTCCTTTCACCTCCTGACTATTATAGTAGTATTACCCAAAAACATGGAATATATGCTTTTTTACTAGCAATTCTCATGAAAAATCTACTGACGCAATCCAATCTCTAAAGCTTCCTGTACATTAGAAACACCGATTACTTCAATTCCTTCCGGGTAATTCCATCCGTCTAAATTATTTGTCGGGCAAATAACCCGTTTAAATCCCAGTTTTGCAGATTCCTGTACCCGTTGTTCGATACGGGACACCCTGCGAATTTCACCTGTTAAACCAACCTCGCCAATAAAAATATCGTCCGGCTTCGTTGAATGATCACGGAAGCTCGAAGCAATACTGACCGCCAGCGCTAAATCAATTGCCGGCTCGTCCAGCTTCACGCCGCCAGCTACTTTAATATAAGCATCCTGATTTTGCAGCATCATTCCAACACGTTTTTCCAATACAGCCATCAAAAGCGGGACACGATTATGATCCACTCCTGTAGCTGTTCTGCGCGGATTCCCGAAGCTTGTCGGTGAAATCAATGCTTGTATCTCTACTAAAACGGGGCGGGTTCCTTCCATCGAAGCGACAACGGTTGATCCGGCAGCTCCTTGAGACCTTTCTTCCAGGAAAATTTCTGAAGGATTCATGACTTCACGCAACCCTTCTTCCTTCATCTCAAAAATCCCCATTTCATTCGTACTTCCAAAACGGTTCTTCACACCTCTTAAAATACGGTAAGTATGGTGTCTCTCTCCTTCAAAGTACAATACTGCATCTACCATATGCTCCAATAAACGTGGACCGGCAATCGATCCTTCTTTGGTCACGTGACCGACAATGAAAATGGGAATTCCCTTGGTCTTCGCTATTTTCATCAGTTCCATGGTACACTCTCGAACCTGAGACACACTGCCGGGAGCACTGGTTACTTCTTCTTTAAAAATCGTTTGAATGGAATCCACGACAACAAAGGAAGGATTGATTTCTTCTATCTGTCTGCTGATATCCATTAATTTTGTTTCTGATAAAACATATAATGCATCTGTTTTTATATCTAACCGATCAGCACGTAATTTCGTTTGCCGTGTAGATTCCTCACCAGACACATAAAGAACCGGCAATTCCTTCTCTGCCAATTGCGCAGATATTTGCAGTAAGAGGGTTGACTTTCCAATACCCGGATCCCCGCCAATTAAAACCAGCGACCCTAATACAACGCCTCCGCCTAATACACGATTAAATTCCCGCATTTTCGTCGTAATACGGGGTTCCTCTTTTGTTTCTATCGAAGTAATTTTTTCCGGTTTTTGAGAGGAGGCTGTGTCAGACATATATCCTGCTCTGCCTTTCACAGCAGTAGCTTCAACTTCTTCAACCATTGTATTCCATTGCTGGCAAGCTGGACATTTCCCCATAAACTTCACTGATTCATATCCACATTCTTGACAGACAAATTTTGTTTTCCTTTTTGCCAACGTTTCAGGACCTCCTTCAGGCAACGTTCAACCTGACAAACTTCACTCTACATTGAACCAGCCTTATTTTCTATTATAGACTATTTTTCGATTTCATAGGTTACAGAAAAACATCAAATTTAAAAACACTCTTCCATACTTATGCCACAAGTATCTTCAGGGAAAAAAGAAAGCTAGAAGAACCGCATTCTTCTAGCTTTCTCACCTTACATCCTGTATTAAGAAAGGACAACAAAGTCTCCTTTGCTATTCAACCCTATCTTCACTTTCTGCTCTTTTTCGATGTTTCCTTTTAAAAGCTCTTCTGATAATAAATTCTCTATATTATTTTGAATAGAACGTCGAAGCGGACGAGCTCCATATTCTGGATCAAAGCCTTCATTAGCAATTTTTTCAATTGCCTTATCTGTAAGAGAAAGCGTTAATTCTTGCTCTTCCAAACGTTTTTGCAGCTGTTTCAGCATTAATGATGCAATATCTTTCATGTGTTTTTTCTCTAAAGAGTGGAACACAATTGTCTCATCAATACGGTTCAAAAATTCTGGACGAAATGCTTTTTTCAATTCATCCAACACTTTTGATTTCATATCTTCATGTTCTCTCTTCTGGTCATTATCTAAAGTGAAACCAACATATTTATTACGTCTCAGTTCATTTGCACCAACATTGGAAGTCATGATGATTACGGTATTACGGAAATCAACAACTCTTCCTTTGGAATCAGTCAGCCGGCCATCTTCAAGCACCTGCAAAAGAATATTAAAGACTTCGGGATGTGCTTTTTCCACTTCATCCAGCAGAACAACAGAATATGGTTTACGACGGACTTTCTCGGTTAATTGGCCGCCTTCTTCATAGCCTACATAGCCCGGAGGAGATCCCACTAAACGGGACGTCGCATGTCTTTCCATATACTCTGACATATCAATCCGGATCATTGCATCTTCATCAGCAAACATCACTTCTGCAAGTGCACGGGCAAGTTCTGTCTTCCCAATACCAGTTGGTCCAAGGAATATGAATGAGCCGATTGGACGCTTCGGATCTTTTAATCCAGCGCGGGCACGACGTATTGCTTTAGCCACTGCATCCACAGCTTCGGATTGCCCAATGACACGATCATGAAGAATTTCTTCCATGTTTAACAAACGATCGCTCTCATCTTTGGTCATCTTAGCAACAGGAACTCCTGTCCAGATAGATACCACGGCAGCAATGTCTTCCATCTTCACTTCCGAATCCGTTTGTCCTTGTTTTTCTTTCCATTCATTCTTTGTTTTTTCAAGTTTTTCCCGATAGCGTTGCTCAGAATCTCTTAAAGAAGCTGCTTTTTCAAACTCCTGGCTTTGGACAGCAGCATCTTTTTCTTTTCTTACTTCTTCCAGTTTTTGTTCCAGCTCTTTTAAATTTGGCGGAACCGTATAGGAATTTAAGCGTACTTTTGAACCGGCCTCATCAATTAAATCGATAGCTTTGTCCGGTAAAAAGCGATCGGTAATATAACGATCTGATAACGTTGCCGCTGCTTCAATGGCTTCATCCGTAATAGTGACACGGTGATGTGCTTCATAGCGGTCCCGTAAACCTTTCAAAATTTGAATGGTTTCATCCAATGTCGGTTCATCCACTTGAATCGGTTGGAAACGGCGTTCCAGCGCGGCATCTTTTTCGATATATTTACGGTATTCATCCAGTGTCGTTGCACCAATACATTGCAAGTCACCGCGAGCCAGGGACGGTTTCAGGATATTCGATGCATCAATCGCACCTTCTGCTCCACCGGCACCAATAAGCGTATGAAGTTCATCAATAAATAAAATAACATTGCCGGATTGACGAATCTCTTCCATAACTTTTTTCAGACGGTCCTCAAACTCACCACGATACTTTGTCCCTGCAACTACTGTACCCATATCCAATGTCATGACACGTTTGTCCCGGAGTGTTTCCGGCACTTCGTTATCAATAATCTGCTGTGCCAACCCTTCTGCAACAGCAGTCTTCCCGACACCAGGTTCTCCAATTAATACAGGATTATTTTTGGTGCGGCGGCTCAATACTTGAATCACACGTTCAATTTCCTGAGAACGTCCAATAACTGGATCAATTTTTCCTTCTTTCGCACTGACTGTTAAATCACGGGCTAACGAATCTAAAGTAGGCGTGCTTGCGTTTGTCTGCTGTCCTGTACGCCCTTGTCTGCCTGCCTGAGACTCATTGCTCCCCAACAACTGAAGAACTTGCTGTCTGGCTTTATTTAAGCTCACACCGAGGTTATTTAAAACACGGGCAGCAACTCCTTCTCCTTCACGGATTAAACCTAAAAGGATATGTTCTGTACCCACGTAGGAGTGGCCTAATTTTCTTGCCTCATCTTGAGATAATTCAACAACCTTTTTCGCTCTCGGGGTAT
The nucleotide sequence above comes from Oceanobacillus timonensis. Encoded proteins:
- the clpC gene encoding ATP-dependent protease ATP-binding subunit ClpC, encoding MMFGRFTERAQKVLALSQDEAVRLGHNNIGTEHILLGLVREGEGIAAKALQSLGLEVAKIQEEVEKLIGVGKQPSQSIHYTPRAKKVVELSQDEARKLGHSYVGTEHILLGLIREGEGVAARVLNNLGVSLNKARQQVLQLLGSNESQAGRQGRTGQQTNASTPTLDSLARDLTVSAKEGKIDPVIGRSQEIERVIQVLSRRTKNNPVLIGEPGVGKTAVAEGLAQQIIDNEVPETLRDKRVMTLDMGTVVAGTKYRGEFEDRLKKVMEEIRQSGNVILFIDELHTLIGAGGAEGAIDASNILKPSLARGDLQCIGATTLDEYRKYIEKDAALERRFQPIQVDEPTLDETIQILKGLRDRYEAHHRVTITDEAIEAAATLSDRYITDRFLPDKAIDLIDEAGSKVRLNSYTVPPNLKELEQKLEEVRKEKDAAVQSQEFEKAASLRDSEQRYREKLEKTKNEWKEKQGQTDSEVKMEDIAAVVSIWTGVPVAKMTKDESDRLLNMEEILHDRVIGQSEAVDAVAKAIRRARAGLKDPKRPIGSFIFLGPTGIGKTELARALAEVMFADEDAMIRIDMSEYMERHATSRLVGSPPGYVGYEEGGQLTEKVRRKPYSVVLLDEVEKAHPEVFNILLQVLEDGRLTDSKGRVVDFRNTVIIMTSNVGANELRRNKYVGFTLDNDQKREHEDMKSKVLDELKKAFRPEFLNRIDETIVFHSLEKKHMKDIASLMLKQLQKRLEEQELTLSLTDKAIEKIANEGFDPEYGARPLRRSIQNNIENLLSEELLKGNIEKEQKVKIGLNSKGDFVVLS
- a CDS encoding PIN/TRAM domain-containing protein; the encoded protein is MMRKVVHLFFIILGGTMGYLYLPVIVRLLNVAESSWLTSSILGMIVGAIIFFILSYLLVNYIVNFFRWVEDGLVKIPAMDLFFGSIGLIVGLVIAYFVNMPFQDMSIRVFSQVLPLFIMIILGYLGFQVGFRRREEFMNILKPTKKEKRRSNEEEDTDTASVRPSSKILDTSVIIDGRIADICQTNFLEGTIVIPQFVLGELQHIADSSDALKRNRGRRGLDILNRIQKELAVPVEIYEGDFEDIPEVDSKLIKLAKVIDGIVVTNDFNLNKVCDFQGVSVLNINDLANAVKPVVLPGEELHVQVIKDGKEHNQGVAYLDDGTMIVVEEGRDYIGKNIEVVITSVLQTSAGRMIFAKPKLLEKAL
- the radA gene encoding DNA repair protein RadA; protein product: MAKRKTKFVCQECGYESVKFMGKCPACQQWNTMVEEVEATAVKGRAGYMSDTASSQKPEKITSIETKEEPRITTKMREFNRVLGGGVVLGSLVLIGGDPGIGKSTLLLQISAQLAEKELPVLYVSGEESTRQTKLRADRLDIKTDALYVLSETKLMDISRQIEEINPSFVVVDSIQTIFKEEVTSAPGSVSQVRECTMELMKIAKTKGIPIFIVGHVTKEGSIAGPRLLEHMVDAVLYFEGERHHTYRILRGVKNRFGSTNEMGIFEMKEEGLREVMNPSEIFLEERSQGAAGSTVVASMEGTRPVLVEIQALISPTSFGNPRRTATGVDHNRVPLLMAVLEKRVGMMLQNQDAYIKVAGGVKLDEPAIDLALAVSIASSFRDHSTKPDDIFIGEVGLTGEIRRVSRIEQRVQESAKLGFKRVICPTNNLDGWNYPEGIEVIGVSNVQEALEIGLRQ